The following is a genomic window from Ancylothrix sp. D3o.
TAATAAGTTTACTTCTTGATGTGGTTTTCGATGAAATAGCGGCACGGAAAACTTATATTTTTTCTCTCCATTCAACCCTTCACTAAAATAAATTTCTAAAAGTTTGTGAGGGAAGTTTTCGGAAACTAAATTGTATTGATATTGCTCGATTTCCGTTTCGGAATAATAGGGCTTTTGTTCTGTAGGTGCCGGTTTGGCAAACTTTAACTCTTGAATGCTAGGAAGCTTTGCGAACAGCCTCATATCAAACAAATAGCCCTCTAATGGGATGCTGTCTTTAATTGATGGAGTATAAAGCAAAACCTCTTGATTGATGGAGGTAATCTCAGGGCTTAGATTTCTATTTAAAAAGACCGGCTCTAATGGCATACTAACCCCCAAAGGCTTTAATAAGAGTCTGTTCTTTATAAAGTTTCGCATTCATAATTAATAGGGGTGCGTCACAAAACGACCGTATTTCACACTTTTTGAACAGTCGTTAGTTTTGCGGGTTTTGTTAGGGCAAAATTGTAAATAAAGCCATCTGATAATCAAAGTCTAAAAAACACCCCTTTTTTGTATGAATATTGGTTATGCTCGCGTTTCAACAAATGACCAAAACCTCCACTTGCAGTTAGACGCTCTCAACAAGGCCGGCTGTGAGAAGATTTTTACAGATGAGATGACCGGCTCAAAGATGGATCGCCCTGGTTTAGACGCGGCGCTGGCTTACCTCAGAGAGGGTGATAGGTTGATAATTTGGAAGATTGACAGGATAGGGCGAAACAGTAGAGGCGTGCTGGCTTTTGTTGATGAGATTGAGGCTAAGGGCTGTTTTCTGTCTTCAATAACAGAGGGTGGAGGCACCGGCACCCCTACGGAGAAATTTTTTCTTGCCATGTTGACGGCGTTCGCAGAATTGGAGCGAGGCAACTTGATTGAGCGGACAAATGCCGGTCTTGCAGCGG
Proteins encoded in this region:
- a CDS encoding recombinase family protein encodes the protein MNIGYARVSTNDQNLHLQLDALNKAGCEKIFTDEMTGSKMDRPGLDAALAYLREGDRLIIWKIDRIGRNSRGVLAFVDEIEAKGCFLSSITEGGGTGTPTEKFFLAMLTAFAELERGNLIERTNAGLAAARARGRFGGRPRKLSPQQEKGLLAMLANPENSISEIAEAFGLSRTSVYTYLKRNNR